In Gordonia sp. SL306, the genomic window ATTCGGCGGCCGCCACCAGTTCGGCGTGGTTCTTCGCCGGCCGCGCGCCCCAATATCCCAGCTGTAGACCGAGTTTCATATCGCTCCCGTGTTGATCGTCGCCGGCCGGAGGGGCCGATTGTCCTCAGCCTAGAGTGTCGTCTCCCAGCATCTCGCGCACATCGCGCGCCAACGCGAGGCACGACGTCAGACCAGGCGATTCGATTCCGAACATGTTGACCAGGCCCGGCATGCCGTGCTCGGTGGGGCCCTGGAGGAGGAAGTCGGCGGCGGGCTCACCGGGACCGCTCAGCTTCGGCCGGACGCCGGCGTAGGCGGGCGCCAGCGCGTGGTCGGGCAGCTCTGGCCAATACCGACGGATCTCGGCGTAGAACCGATCGGCGCGGTCGGGATCGACCCGATAGTCCACCTGGTCGGTCCACTCGACGTCGGGTCCGAAGCGGGCTGCACCTCCCATATCCAGGGTCAGGTGGACCCCGAGGCCACCATCGGTGGGCACCGGGTAGATGAGTCGACGGAACGGCACCGGACCCGCGGACAGGGAGTAGTAGTTCCCCTTCGCCAGCCTGCGTGCCGGGATCCGGTCCGCCGGGAACCCGTCGAGCGAACCGGCGAGATCCCACGCTCCGAGACCCGCGCAATTGATCAGCGCCCGGCACCGGAGAGACCCGGCATCGGCGACGTCGAGCGTCATCGGTGAACCTTCCCGAACCGACCCTGAGACCACGCGGCTGCCGAGCGCGACACCTGCTCCGGCCGCCTCCGCGTCGGCCCGCAGCGCCCGCATGAGGCCGTGGCTGTCGACGATGCCGGTCGACGGCGACAACAGCCCTGCGACGCCGACGAGGTGCGGCTCGAGTCCGCGCAGCCCCGACGCATCGAGCTTCTGCAGATCCGTGACACCGTTCGCGGCCGCATGCGAAGCGATCTCGTCCAGCCGACCGATCTGGTCATGCGCCGTCGCGACGATGATCTTGCCCAGGCGACGATGCGGCACCCCGCGGTCGGCGCAGTATCGGTAGAGGAGCTCGCGTCCGCTGACACAGGCGGACGCCTTGCGGCTGCCCGTCGGATAGTAGATACCGGCGTGGATGACTTCGGAATTGTGCGAACTCGTCTGCGTGCCAACGGCACTCTCGGCCTCGAGGACGAGTACCTCGTGACCGGCGCGCGCCAGGTCACGGGCCACGGCAAGGCCGACGACACCGGCACCGACGACGACGGCATCGACAGTCTCCACCACGATGTCGAGGGTAGTGAGCCCCAGCGGCCCTGAGAAGACTAGATTGGGCGACACCTGCCATCGTCGCTCGAGGGGATCTCTGTGAACCGGTTTCAGCAGACAGCATCGATCGTCAACAAGCTCGTGACACCGGTGCTGCGGCTCCCGGGTCTCAGGTCGGTCCTCGGCCGGTCGATCATGGTCCTCCGATACACCGGGCGCACCTCGGGCAAAGCCTTCGAGCTCCCCGTCGGCTACCGCCGCGACGGCGGCGATATCGTCGTCGGGGTGGCGATGCCGGACAAGAAGAGTTGGTGGCGAAACTTCACCGGTGAGGGAGGCCGCGTCACCATGGTGATCGACGGGACGACACGCACCGGACACGCGATCAGTCGCCGCGACGACAAGGGCCAGGTGCTGGTCCGGATCGCCGTGGACACCGACAGCTGAGCCGCACAACTCCCGAAGGACCCCCGATGACAGTCATCGACACACTTCTCAGTTCGCTCGCCGACGGCTCGGTCTCGGTCGTCGACCTCACCGCGCCGCTGAGCCCGACCACACCGGTCCTGCAGCTGCCGCCGCCCTTCGCCAACACGATCTCGATGTCCCTGGAGACCGTGAGCGACTTCGACGACAACGGACCGTTCTGGGGCTGGCACAACATTCACACCGGCGAGCACACCGGTACCCACGTCGATGCCCCCAGCCACTGGGCGACCGGCCGCGAGGGTAGTTCCGTCGACCAGATCCCACCGGGTCGTCTGGTGCGTCCGGCGGTGCTCCTCGACTTCACCGACGCG contains:
- a CDS encoding NAD(P)/FAD-dependent oxidoreductase, with the translated sequence MVETVDAVVVGAGVVGLAVARDLARAGHEVLVLEAESAVGTQTSSHNSEVIHAGIYYPTGSRKASACVSGRELLYRYCADRGVPHRRLGKIIVATAHDQIGRLDEIASHAAANGVTDLQKLDASGLRGLEPHLVGVAGLLSPSTGIVDSHGLMRALRADAEAAGAGVALGSRVVSGSVREGSPMTLDVADAGSLRCRALINCAGLGAWDLAGSLDGFPADRIPARRLAKGNYYSLSAGPVPFRRLIYPVPTDGGLGVHLTLDMGGAARFGPDVEWTDQVDYRVDPDRADRFYAEIRRYWPELPDHALAPAYAGVRPKLSGPGEPAADFLLQGPTEHGMPGLVNMFGIESPGLTSCLALARDVREMLGDDTLG
- a CDS encoding nitroreductase/quinone reductase family protein; its protein translation is MNRFQQTASIVNKLVTPVLRLPGLRSVLGRSIMVLRYTGRTSGKAFELPVGYRRDGGDIVVGVAMPDKKSWWRNFTGEGGRVTMVIDGTTRTGHAISRRDDKGQVLVRIAVDTDS